From Desulfomonilia bacterium, the proteins below share one genomic window:
- a CDS encoding class I SAM-dependent rRNA methyltransferase has protein sequence MFIVKIKENKEQPILAGHPWIFAGAVDKVDSHSDKYICRVLDSTGRFVCQGFYNPYSQIAVRVITLGRENIDKKLFAARIEKAISFRRRIIPVTTNCYRIINSEGDRLPGLVADRYGDVIVVQFLCMAMDKFRDDIIDIFKSHYPGYTIHERSDAKSRKAEGLDMQSGPISGTLPEEDLEVLEEGSRIFIDVKTGDRTGFYLEYRPIRALLRSISKGKSVLDLFSYTGGFSLSASLAGASTVTSVDNSISAQSILKRNMEANSISSFVWHHQREDVSAFLSRESSQYDIVICDPPPFSRLEDYNSIFSQAMKRVKPGGMMFALTSYSPRFGIYELMKAISRAEGSCGLSARITGKLSQGPDYPYLPSHPEGEHVHGLIVNIE, from the coding sequence ATGTTTATTGTCAAAATCAAGGAAAACAAGGAGCAGCCGATACTTGCAGGCCATCCGTGGATTTTTGCAGGTGCGGTTGACAAGGTCGATTCGCACTCTGACAAATACATATGCCGGGTTCTGGATTCGACAGGCCGTTTTGTATGCCAGGGATTCTACAACCCATATTCCCAGATTGCAGTCAGGGTCATTACGCTGGGAAGGGAAAATATCGACAAAAAGCTGTTTGCAGCGAGGATTGAGAAGGCGATCTCATTCCGCAGACGGATAATTCCAGTGACGACAAACTGTTACAGGATCATAAATTCTGAAGGTGACAGACTGCCCGGCCTTGTTGCAGACAGGTACGGTGATGTCATTGTCGTCCAGTTCTTATGTATGGCCATGGATAAATTCAGGGATGACATCATTGACATATTCAAATCACATTATCCCGGCTATACGATTCACGAGAGGTCCGACGCCAAATCCAGGAAGGCCGAAGGTCTTGATATGCAGTCCGGCCCCATTTCGGGTACACTGCCGGAAGAGGACCTTGAAGTCCTGGAGGAAGGCAGCAGAATTTTCATTGATGTAAAGACAGGCGACAGGACAGGGTTCTATCTTGAATACAGGCCCATCAGAGCGCTTCTCAGATCAATTTCAAAAGGCAAGTCCGTGCTGGATCTTTTTTCATATACCGGCGGGTTTTCGCTCTCGGCGAGCCTTGCAGGGGCTTCAACAGTCACTTCCGTGGACAATTCCATATCGGCCCAGTCCATTTTGAAAAGAAACATGGAGGCGAATTCCATAAGTTCGTTTGTGTGGCATCATCAGAGGGAAGATGTCTCGGCATTTCTTTCAAGGGAATCTTCTCAGTACGATATCGTTATCTGCGACCCGCCACCGTTTTCCAGACTCGAAGACTACAACAGCATCTTTTCCCAGGCCATGAAAAGGGTGAAGCCCGGAGGCATGATGTTCGCCCTTACATCATACAGCCCCAGGTTTGGAATATACGAACTTATGAAAGCGATATCCAGGGCTGAGGGTTCGTGCGGACTGTCTG
- the mobB gene encoding molybdopterin-guanine dinucleotide biosynthesis protein B: MNVNIISFVARSSGSGKTHIIELLITELKKRGLKVAAVKHTSHIPEFDIKGKDTYRYRESGASRIMIFSPHGMMMYEDSEQTVQEIAEKAGKGMDIVLLEGYKSGPFPKIEVYNPSVYELPLCREFEGNFIGMVSDADPGVDIPRFGFNDVAKLADFILSYPPIKIKDAGNAC; this comes from the coding sequence ATGAACGTTAATATCATATCTTTCGTGGCAAGAAGTTCAGGGTCAGGCAAAACCCATATAATCGAACTCCTTATAACCGAACTTAAAAAACGAGGTCTTAAAGTGGCTGCGGTAAAGCATACAAGCCATATCCCGGAATTCGACATAAAAGGAAAGGACACATACAGATACCGGGAAAGTGGAGCGTCAAGAATCATGATATTTTCACCTCACGGAATGATGATGTATGAAGATTCGGAGCAGACCGTTCAGGAAATTGCCGAAAAGGCGGGAAAGGGCATGGATATAGTACTCCTGGAAGGTTATAAAAGCGGGCCCTTTCCGAAAATCGAGGTTTACAATCCCTCTGTTTACGAGCTTCCGCTTTGCAGGGAATTCGAGGGTAATTTTATCGGCATGGTGAGCGATGCCGATCCTGGCGTAGACATTCCCAGATTCGGATTCAACGATGTGGCAAAGCTTGCAGACTTTATCCTTTCATACCCTCCGATAAAGATTAAAGATGCTGGCAACGCCTGTTGA